From Girardinichthys multiradiatus isolate DD_20200921_A chromosome 3, DD_fGirMul_XY1, whole genome shotgun sequence, the proteins below share one genomic window:
- the LOC124865591 gene encoding uncharacterized protein LOC124865591 isoform X2 translates to MATTELHDLVQRLSATDSRAKDKFAVVEEQPLLNQRIAKMSSDINLLLETLEELSVHEFTVFKDIRSFSADMRPFSTNRRSWQKMEDLQEMVILIVQTCGEKSLMVTSDVLKNICRMDLAQRLLSRTSAAREIPMRRHPSALVHKVATMVAVRDVLLEILMDLSKTQFSELKVLLQFSYFQRGLQQISWFILTSADKTRIMDLMLNKFGRQSVEVTREILMDLRRTDLALMLPETSSTSKEELSMKLNSALLQKVEMLECMTELLLGTLVNLTEKELKNFQKITLSKIHHHRRYIPKGRIKIGNVLHIVVVIVLTYDQQSLKRTIDVLKEMKRNDLVKKLSDRSSGPKERSSADQQPSAWIHKLATMAVVEQLLLEVLNELSSEEFLSKFKRRLSDFLPTLKFTPERENVIDVMMEKLGQHSVKVIKKLLIEINRKDLAEILPEVGGFSVEEGNESFEPLTPRSLILHNLSEMLHKLNRKTVVKFKSFLQFTCFERSLPQIPKSRLNHVATAQNLVDLMMEQFGQQSVKIAREVLTDMSVTDLDPSCLETGLDPGKKSQGRVEFKYTKRVTDSDSWTKLEPEVKTTDPGEASTYSLQSEAGRFECSVSGFRWDCSEKVVFKYRFCSWDGHMERMESRGFVPAGPLMDINLITGKMLEVFLPHWICIYDIPKPLDQFAVLHMDDCGDAVENVSDVSSSHVKLTEPIFSPRAVLMRAGFPVKINCNMLIYRTNIAFLTLHVYLIPRDPALQQEMDRREKSFGYKVIRKPDPDTSLKMCDHFILTASLETAEVCPEKLKLRFDPKRPNFFEVYIKNPDTDFQLKLTPEKRPNQVWNCALRKEEYQITEERQAPGFSGGATSITSSHDVKDHVEEHLSPLMHKAVSLREIERETLLEVIRDLKKEELKSFKWFLKNTRFVGPQTDEDLLRITARHLENADAFDLVDLMLQTYSKQTVEVTKEVLRKINRNDLLEVLSGCSS, encoded by the exons ATGGCGACAACTGAGCTGCATGATCTGGTGCAAAGATTGTCAGCTACTGACTCAAGAGCAAAAG ATAAATTTGCTGTTGTAGAAGAACAACCTTTACTGAACCAGAGA ATAGCAAAGATGAGCAGTGATATTAATCTGCTGTtggaaactctggaggagctgagtGTTCATGAGTTCACAGTCTTTAAAGATATCCGGAGTTTCTCCGCCGACAtgcggcccttctccacaaacAGACGGAGCTGGCAGAAGATGGAAGACCTGCAGGAGATGGTGATTTTAATTGTGCAGACCTGTGGTGAAAAGTCTTTGATGGTAACCAGTGATGTTTTAAAGAACATCTGCAGGATGGATTTGGCCCAGAGGTTGTTAAGCAGGACTTCGGCAGCCAGAG AGATACCGATGAGAAGACATCCGTCTGCACTGGTCCACAAA GTGGCAACCATGGTAGCTGTTAGAGATGTTCTTCTGGAGATACTGATGGATTTGAGTAAAACTCAATTCAGTGAGCTAAAAGTGTTACTGCAGTTCAGTTACTTTCAGAGAGGTCTTCAACAAATCTCGTGGTTTATACTGACAAGTGCAGACAAGACCAGAATCATGGATCTTATGCTCAATAAATTTGGTAGACAATCTGTGGAAGTGACCAGGGAGATTCTAATGGACTTGAGGAGAACTGATCTTGCGCTGATGCTGCCTGAGACCAGCTCAACATCTAAAG AGGAACTGTCTATGAAACTGAACTCTGCTCTTCTGCAGAAA GTGGAGATGTTGGAGTGTATGACAGAGCTGCTGCTGGGAACACTGGTCAACCTTACTGAAAAAGAGCTCAAGAACTTCCAGAAAATCACCCTGAGTAAAATTCACCATCACAGAAGATACATACCCAAGGGGCGAATCAAAATAGGAAATGTGCTGCACATTGTGGTGGTTATTGTGCTGACCTATGACCAACAGTCTCTGAAGAGGACCATAGATGTTTTAAAGGAGATGAAGAGGAATGATCTGGTAAAGAAGTTGTCAGACAGGAGCTCAGGACCTAAAG AGAGATCTTCTGCAGATCAACAACCTTCTGCTTGGATCCACAAA TTGGCAACGATGGCGGTGGTTGAACAGCTACTTTTGGAGGTTTTGAATGAATTAAGCAGCGAGGAATTTTTATCAAAGTTTAAAAGACGTCTGTCAGACTTTTTACCAACATTGAAGTTCACACCAGAGAGAGAAAACGTCATCGATGTGATGATGGAGAAGCTTGGCCAGCATTCTGTGAAGGTGATCAAGAAGCTTCTCATcgaaataaacagaaaagattTGGCTGAGATCCTTCCAGAAGTTG gGGGATTCTCTGTGGAGGAAGGAAATGAATCTTTTGAGCCA tTAACACCAAGAAGTCTAATTCTTCACAATCTTTCTGAGATGCTTCATAAGTTGAACAGGAAGACTGTTGTGAAATTCAAGTCATTCCTTCAGTTCACGTGTTTTGAGAGGAGTCTCCCACAAATACCAAAATCCCGTCTCAACCATGTGGCCACAGCACAGAATCTGGTGGATCTGATGATGGAGCAGTTTGGTCAGCAGTCAGTCAAGATAGCCCGGGAAGTTTTAACGGACATGAGTGTAACTGATCTGGACCCATCATGTCTGGAGACGGGGCTGGATCCTGGGAAGAAATCACAAG GGCGTGTGGAGTTTAAATATACGAAAAGAGTCACG GACTCCGACAGCTGGACTAAACTTGAACCTGAGGTGAAAACTACAGATCCAGGCGAGGCTTCAACTTACAG CCTCCAGTCTGAAGCAGGCCGCTTTGAATGCAGCGTCTCTGGTTTTCGTTGGGACTGTTCGGAAAAGGTCGTCTTTAAGTACCGGTTCTGCTCCTGGGACGGACACATGGAGAGGATGGAAAGCAGAGGATTCGTGCCTGCAGGTCCCTTAATGGACATCAACCTCATTACTGGGAAGATGCTGGAGGTGTTCCTGCCACACTGGATCTGTATCT ATGACATCCCCAAACCTTTGGACCAGTTTGCAGTCCTGCACATGGACGACTGTGGAGACGCTGTGGAAAACGTGTCAGATGTCTCATCATCACACGTCAAGCTAACAGAACCCATTTTCTCGCCGAGAGCGGTGCTGATGAGAGCCGGCTTTCCTGTGAAAATCAACTGTAACATGTTGATCTATCGGACCAACATAGCTTTCCTCACACTACATGTTTACCTCATCCCACGGGACCCGGCTTTACAGCAG gAAATGGACCGCAGAGAAAAATCCTTTGGATACAAAGTCATCCGAAAGCCAGACCCAGACACGTCTCTGAAAATGTGTGATCACTTCATCCTTACAGCAAGTTTGGAAACAGCAGAAGTTTGTCCTGAG AAATTGAAGCTCAGGTTTGATCCCAAAAGACCAAATTTCTTTGAGGTGTACATAAAAAATCCAGACACAGACTTCCAGCTCAAACTCACACCAGAGAAAAGGCCCAACCAAGTGTGGAACTGTGCACTTCGAAAAG AGGAATACCAAATAACTGAGGAGAGACAAG CTCCAGGATTCTCAGGTGGAGCGACTAGCATCACTTCTTCACACGACG TGAAAGATCATGTGGAAGAACATCTGTCTCCTCTCATGCATAAA GCAGTGTCCCTCCGAGAGATAGAAAGAGAGACCCTTCTGGAAGTTATTAGAGATCTGAAGAAGGAGGAACTGAAATCGTTCAAATGGTTCCTTAAGAACACTAGGTTCGTGGGTCCACAAACAGATGAAGATTTGCTGCGCATCACAGCACGTCATCTGGAGAATGCAGATGCTTTCGACCTGGTGGATCTGATGCTGCAGACCTACAGCAAACAAACTGTGGAGGTAACCAAGGAGGTcctcaggaaaataaacaggaatGATCTACTGGAGGTGCTGTCAGGATGCAGCTCATAA
- the LOC124865591 gene encoding uncharacterized protein LOC124865591 isoform X3, with protein MATTELHDLVQRLSATDSRAKDKFAVVEEQPLLNQRIAKMSSDINLLLETLEELSVHEFTVFKDIRSFSADMRPFSTNRRSWQKMEDLQEMVILIVQTCGEKSLMVTSDVLKNICRMDLAQRLLSRTSAAREIPMRRHPSALVHKVATMVAVRDVLLEILMDLSKTQFSELKVLLQFSYFQRGLQQISWFILTSADKTRIMDLMLNKFGRQSVEVTREILMDLRRTDLALMLPETSSTSKEELSMKLNSALLQKVEMLECMTELLLGTLVNLTEKELKNFQKITLSKIHHHRRYIPKGRIKIGNVLHIVVVIVLTYDQQSLKRTIDVLKEMKRNDLVKKLSDRSSGPKERSSADQQPSAWIHKLATMAVVEQLLLEVLNELSSEEFLSKFKRRLSDFLPTLKFTPERENVIDVMMEKLGQHSVKVIKKLLIEINRKDLAEILPEVGGFSVEEGNESFEPLTPRSLILHNLSEMLHKLNRKTVVKFKSFLQFTCFERSLPQIPKSRLNHVATAQNLVDLMMEQFGQQSVKIAREVLTDMSVTDLDPSCLETGLDPGKKSQGRVEFKYTKRVTQDSDSWTKLEPEVKTTDPGEASTYSLQSEAGRFECSVSGFRWDCSEKVVFKYRFCSWDGHMERMESRGFVPAGPLMDINLITGKMLEVFLPHWICIYDIPKPLDQFAVLHMDDCGDAVENVSDVSSSHVKLTEPIFSPRAVLMRAGFPVKINCNMLIYRTNIAFLTLHVYLIPRDPALQQEMDRREKSFGYKVIRKPDPDTSLKMCDHFILTASLETAEVCPEKLKLRFDPKRPNFFEVYIKNPDTDFQLKLTPEKRPNQVWNCALRKEEYQITEERQAPGFSGGATSITSSHDGSVPPRDRKRDPSGSY; from the exons ATGGCGACAACTGAGCTGCATGATCTGGTGCAAAGATTGTCAGCTACTGACTCAAGAGCAAAAG ATAAATTTGCTGTTGTAGAAGAACAACCTTTACTGAACCAGAGA ATAGCAAAGATGAGCAGTGATATTAATCTGCTGTtggaaactctggaggagctgagtGTTCATGAGTTCACAGTCTTTAAAGATATCCGGAGTTTCTCCGCCGACAtgcggcccttctccacaaacAGACGGAGCTGGCAGAAGATGGAAGACCTGCAGGAGATGGTGATTTTAATTGTGCAGACCTGTGGTGAAAAGTCTTTGATGGTAACCAGTGATGTTTTAAAGAACATCTGCAGGATGGATTTGGCCCAGAGGTTGTTAAGCAGGACTTCGGCAGCCAGAG AGATACCGATGAGAAGACATCCGTCTGCACTGGTCCACAAA GTGGCAACCATGGTAGCTGTTAGAGATGTTCTTCTGGAGATACTGATGGATTTGAGTAAAACTCAATTCAGTGAGCTAAAAGTGTTACTGCAGTTCAGTTACTTTCAGAGAGGTCTTCAACAAATCTCGTGGTTTATACTGACAAGTGCAGACAAGACCAGAATCATGGATCTTATGCTCAATAAATTTGGTAGACAATCTGTGGAAGTGACCAGGGAGATTCTAATGGACTTGAGGAGAACTGATCTTGCGCTGATGCTGCCTGAGACCAGCTCAACATCTAAAG AGGAACTGTCTATGAAACTGAACTCTGCTCTTCTGCAGAAA GTGGAGATGTTGGAGTGTATGACAGAGCTGCTGCTGGGAACACTGGTCAACCTTACTGAAAAAGAGCTCAAGAACTTCCAGAAAATCACCCTGAGTAAAATTCACCATCACAGAAGATACATACCCAAGGGGCGAATCAAAATAGGAAATGTGCTGCACATTGTGGTGGTTATTGTGCTGACCTATGACCAACAGTCTCTGAAGAGGACCATAGATGTTTTAAAGGAGATGAAGAGGAATGATCTGGTAAAGAAGTTGTCAGACAGGAGCTCAGGACCTAAAG AGAGATCTTCTGCAGATCAACAACCTTCTGCTTGGATCCACAAA TTGGCAACGATGGCGGTGGTTGAACAGCTACTTTTGGAGGTTTTGAATGAATTAAGCAGCGAGGAATTTTTATCAAAGTTTAAAAGACGTCTGTCAGACTTTTTACCAACATTGAAGTTCACACCAGAGAGAGAAAACGTCATCGATGTGATGATGGAGAAGCTTGGCCAGCATTCTGTGAAGGTGATCAAGAAGCTTCTCATcgaaataaacagaaaagattTGGCTGAGATCCTTCCAGAAGTTG gGGGATTCTCTGTGGAGGAAGGAAATGAATCTTTTGAGCCA tTAACACCAAGAAGTCTAATTCTTCACAATCTTTCTGAGATGCTTCATAAGTTGAACAGGAAGACTGTTGTGAAATTCAAGTCATTCCTTCAGTTCACGTGTTTTGAGAGGAGTCTCCCACAAATACCAAAATCCCGTCTCAACCATGTGGCCACAGCACAGAATCTGGTGGATCTGATGATGGAGCAGTTTGGTCAGCAGTCAGTCAAGATAGCCCGGGAAGTTTTAACGGACATGAGTGTAACTGATCTGGACCCATCATGTCTGGAGACGGGGCTGGATCCTGGGAAGAAATCACAAG GGCGTGTGGAGTTTAAATATACGAAAAGAGTCACG CAGGACTCCGACAGCTGGACTAAACTTGAACCTGAGGTGAAAACTACAGATCCAGGCGAGGCTTCAACTTACAG CCTCCAGTCTGAAGCAGGCCGCTTTGAATGCAGCGTCTCTGGTTTTCGTTGGGACTGTTCGGAAAAGGTCGTCTTTAAGTACCGGTTCTGCTCCTGGGACGGACACATGGAGAGGATGGAAAGCAGAGGATTCGTGCCTGCAGGTCCCTTAATGGACATCAACCTCATTACTGGGAAGATGCTGGAGGTGTTCCTGCCACACTGGATCTGTATCT ATGACATCCCCAAACCTTTGGACCAGTTTGCAGTCCTGCACATGGACGACTGTGGAGACGCTGTGGAAAACGTGTCAGATGTCTCATCATCACACGTCAAGCTAACAGAACCCATTTTCTCGCCGAGAGCGGTGCTGATGAGAGCCGGCTTTCCTGTGAAAATCAACTGTAACATGTTGATCTATCGGACCAACATAGCTTTCCTCACACTACATGTTTACCTCATCCCACGGGACCCGGCTTTACAGCAG gAAATGGACCGCAGAGAAAAATCCTTTGGATACAAAGTCATCCGAAAGCCAGACCCAGACACGTCTCTGAAAATGTGTGATCACTTCATCCTTACAGCAAGTTTGGAAACAGCAGAAGTTTGTCCTGAG AAATTGAAGCTCAGGTTTGATCCCAAAAGACCAAATTTCTTTGAGGTGTACATAAAAAATCCAGACACAGACTTCCAGCTCAAACTCACACCAGAGAAAAGGCCCAACCAAGTGTGGAACTGTGCACTTCGAAAAG AGGAATACCAAATAACTGAGGAGAGACAAG CTCCAGGATTCTCAGGTGGAGCGACTAGCATCACTTCTTCACACGACG GCAGTGTCCCTCCGAGAGATAGAAAGAGAGACCCTTCTGGAAGTTATTAG
- the LOC124865591 gene encoding uncharacterized protein LOC124865591 isoform X1, translating to MATTELHDLVQRLSATDSRAKDKFAVVEEQPLLNQRIAKMSSDINLLLETLEELSVHEFTVFKDIRSFSADMRPFSTNRRSWQKMEDLQEMVILIVQTCGEKSLMVTSDVLKNICRMDLAQRLLSRTSAAREIPMRRHPSALVHKVATMVAVRDVLLEILMDLSKTQFSELKVLLQFSYFQRGLQQISWFILTSADKTRIMDLMLNKFGRQSVEVTREILMDLRRTDLALMLPETSSTSKEELSMKLNSALLQKVEMLECMTELLLGTLVNLTEKELKNFQKITLSKIHHHRRYIPKGRIKIGNVLHIVVVIVLTYDQQSLKRTIDVLKEMKRNDLVKKLSDRSSGPKERSSADQQPSAWIHKLATMAVVEQLLLEVLNELSSEEFLSKFKRRLSDFLPTLKFTPERENVIDVMMEKLGQHSVKVIKKLLIEINRKDLAEILPEVGGFSVEEGNESFEPLTPRSLILHNLSEMLHKLNRKTVVKFKSFLQFTCFERSLPQIPKSRLNHVATAQNLVDLMMEQFGQQSVKIAREVLTDMSVTDLDPSCLETGLDPGKKSQGRVEFKYTKRVTQDSDSWTKLEPEVKTTDPGEASTYSLQSEAGRFECSVSGFRWDCSEKVVFKYRFCSWDGHMERMESRGFVPAGPLMDINLITGKMLEVFLPHWICIYDIPKPLDQFAVLHMDDCGDAVENVSDVSSSHVKLTEPIFSPRAVLMRAGFPVKINCNMLIYRTNIAFLTLHVYLIPRDPALQQEMDRREKSFGYKVIRKPDPDTSLKMCDHFILTASLETAEVCPEKLKLRFDPKRPNFFEVYIKNPDTDFQLKLTPEKRPNQVWNCALRKEEYQITEERQAPGFSGGATSITSSHDVKDHVEEHLSPLMHKAVSLREIERETLLEVIRDLKKEELKSFKWFLKNTRFVGPQTDEDLLRITARHLENADAFDLVDLMLQTYSKQTVEVTKEVLRKINRNDLLEVLSGCSS from the exons ATGGCGACAACTGAGCTGCATGATCTGGTGCAAAGATTGTCAGCTACTGACTCAAGAGCAAAAG ATAAATTTGCTGTTGTAGAAGAACAACCTTTACTGAACCAGAGA ATAGCAAAGATGAGCAGTGATATTAATCTGCTGTtggaaactctggaggagctgagtGTTCATGAGTTCACAGTCTTTAAAGATATCCGGAGTTTCTCCGCCGACAtgcggcccttctccacaaacAGACGGAGCTGGCAGAAGATGGAAGACCTGCAGGAGATGGTGATTTTAATTGTGCAGACCTGTGGTGAAAAGTCTTTGATGGTAACCAGTGATGTTTTAAAGAACATCTGCAGGATGGATTTGGCCCAGAGGTTGTTAAGCAGGACTTCGGCAGCCAGAG AGATACCGATGAGAAGACATCCGTCTGCACTGGTCCACAAA GTGGCAACCATGGTAGCTGTTAGAGATGTTCTTCTGGAGATACTGATGGATTTGAGTAAAACTCAATTCAGTGAGCTAAAAGTGTTACTGCAGTTCAGTTACTTTCAGAGAGGTCTTCAACAAATCTCGTGGTTTATACTGACAAGTGCAGACAAGACCAGAATCATGGATCTTATGCTCAATAAATTTGGTAGACAATCTGTGGAAGTGACCAGGGAGATTCTAATGGACTTGAGGAGAACTGATCTTGCGCTGATGCTGCCTGAGACCAGCTCAACATCTAAAG AGGAACTGTCTATGAAACTGAACTCTGCTCTTCTGCAGAAA GTGGAGATGTTGGAGTGTATGACAGAGCTGCTGCTGGGAACACTGGTCAACCTTACTGAAAAAGAGCTCAAGAACTTCCAGAAAATCACCCTGAGTAAAATTCACCATCACAGAAGATACATACCCAAGGGGCGAATCAAAATAGGAAATGTGCTGCACATTGTGGTGGTTATTGTGCTGACCTATGACCAACAGTCTCTGAAGAGGACCATAGATGTTTTAAAGGAGATGAAGAGGAATGATCTGGTAAAGAAGTTGTCAGACAGGAGCTCAGGACCTAAAG AGAGATCTTCTGCAGATCAACAACCTTCTGCTTGGATCCACAAA TTGGCAACGATGGCGGTGGTTGAACAGCTACTTTTGGAGGTTTTGAATGAATTAAGCAGCGAGGAATTTTTATCAAAGTTTAAAAGACGTCTGTCAGACTTTTTACCAACATTGAAGTTCACACCAGAGAGAGAAAACGTCATCGATGTGATGATGGAGAAGCTTGGCCAGCATTCTGTGAAGGTGATCAAGAAGCTTCTCATcgaaataaacagaaaagattTGGCTGAGATCCTTCCAGAAGTTG gGGGATTCTCTGTGGAGGAAGGAAATGAATCTTTTGAGCCA tTAACACCAAGAAGTCTAATTCTTCACAATCTTTCTGAGATGCTTCATAAGTTGAACAGGAAGACTGTTGTGAAATTCAAGTCATTCCTTCAGTTCACGTGTTTTGAGAGGAGTCTCCCACAAATACCAAAATCCCGTCTCAACCATGTGGCCACAGCACAGAATCTGGTGGATCTGATGATGGAGCAGTTTGGTCAGCAGTCAGTCAAGATAGCCCGGGAAGTTTTAACGGACATGAGTGTAACTGATCTGGACCCATCATGTCTGGAGACGGGGCTGGATCCTGGGAAGAAATCACAAG GGCGTGTGGAGTTTAAATATACGAAAAGAGTCACG CAGGACTCCGACAGCTGGACTAAACTTGAACCTGAGGTGAAAACTACAGATCCAGGCGAGGCTTCAACTTACAG CCTCCAGTCTGAAGCAGGCCGCTTTGAATGCAGCGTCTCTGGTTTTCGTTGGGACTGTTCGGAAAAGGTCGTCTTTAAGTACCGGTTCTGCTCCTGGGACGGACACATGGAGAGGATGGAAAGCAGAGGATTCGTGCCTGCAGGTCCCTTAATGGACATCAACCTCATTACTGGGAAGATGCTGGAGGTGTTCCTGCCACACTGGATCTGTATCT ATGACATCCCCAAACCTTTGGACCAGTTTGCAGTCCTGCACATGGACGACTGTGGAGACGCTGTGGAAAACGTGTCAGATGTCTCATCATCACACGTCAAGCTAACAGAACCCATTTTCTCGCCGAGAGCGGTGCTGATGAGAGCCGGCTTTCCTGTGAAAATCAACTGTAACATGTTGATCTATCGGACCAACATAGCTTTCCTCACACTACATGTTTACCTCATCCCACGGGACCCGGCTTTACAGCAG gAAATGGACCGCAGAGAAAAATCCTTTGGATACAAAGTCATCCGAAAGCCAGACCCAGACACGTCTCTGAAAATGTGTGATCACTTCATCCTTACAGCAAGTTTGGAAACAGCAGAAGTTTGTCCTGAG AAATTGAAGCTCAGGTTTGATCCCAAAAGACCAAATTTCTTTGAGGTGTACATAAAAAATCCAGACACAGACTTCCAGCTCAAACTCACACCAGAGAAAAGGCCCAACCAAGTGTGGAACTGTGCACTTCGAAAAG AGGAATACCAAATAACTGAGGAGAGACAAG CTCCAGGATTCTCAGGTGGAGCGACTAGCATCACTTCTTCACACGACG TGAAAGATCATGTGGAAGAACATCTGTCTCCTCTCATGCATAAA GCAGTGTCCCTCCGAGAGATAGAAAGAGAGACCCTTCTGGAAGTTATTAGAGATCTGAAGAAGGAGGAACTGAAATCGTTCAAATGGTTCCTTAAGAACACTAGGTTCGTGGGTCCACAAACAGATGAAGATTTGCTGCGCATCACAGCACGTCATCTGGAGAATGCAGATGCTTTCGACCTGGTGGATCTGATGCTGCAGACCTACAGCAAACAAACTGTGGAGGTAACCAAGGAGGTcctcaggaaaataaacaggaatGATCTACTGGAGGTGCTGTCAGGATGCAGCTCATAA